DNA from Thermococcus sp. LS1:
CATGGAGACATTTACGCACGAGACCTAAAAGCTTTTGGGGTTCTTGGGCTAAGCTCCTATGGTGGAAGATATGTGCCGGATACTCTTTGCGGCTGGCGATGGAAAGGAAATCATACCTCTAGTTGACGCAATCGTCAAGGCCTCGGAGAACGATCCCTACAAGGAGCGCAGGGGAAGGGGAAGACAGCACAGGGACGGCTGGGGCTACGTCCTGCTGAAAGATGGGAGCGTGAGACACTACAGGAGTATAAAGCCAATCTTTGAAGACTTCAAAGCAGTTAAATCCCTGAAGACCGAGCTCGGGGGATTCTCCGTGTTGATGATTCACACGAGGGCAGCCAGCCAGGGGGTTAAAAACCTCTTCAACGTCCAGCCCTTTGCCTTCTCTACGAGGAGGGGTTTCAACTTCTGGCTGCTTCATAATGGAGACCTCGACAAGGCAAAGATTGTAGAGCTCGCCGAGCTCGATGAGAAAGACCTGAGGAACGCCTCCGACAGCTACACCTTCGCTACTTACCTCTGCAGAAGGCTTCCAAGCCCGAAGCTCGAAGACCTTCTAGTCCATTACAGGATAATAGAAGAGACCACCAAGAGCGTCTTCAACACGATGACACTCTTTCAGAGTTCAGAGGGGGACTTCAGTGCCTTCATAACAGCCAAGATGGTCGATAAACTGCTCCAGAAACCGGAGTACTATGACTACTCAAAGCTGCTTCTCCTAAGGGAAGAGAACCTCTTTGCGGTCGCTTCTTCCACGCTGGAGCTCTATCACAAGGCCCATTATGAAATCATACCAAACGAGACGGCCTTCTACGTCAAGATACTCGAAGAGAACGTGGAGGTCGAAACGGTTCACCTGTGAAAGGTTATATAGGACGTCTCCCCATTTCCTTTTTGGGTGGTGGCATGGAAGAGAGCGCCCCGATTAAAGTTTACATGACGAGAAAGCTCATAGGCGTTGAACCTGATGATACCGTAAAGCGGGCCTGCGAGGTCATGGTTGAGTTCGACATCGGTTCTCTGGTTGTCGTTGATAAAGGGAAGGTGATCGGCTTCTTCACGAAGAGCGACGTGATAAGGCGCGTTGTAATTCCGGGTTTACCAAACACGACACCCGTCAGGGAGATAATGAGCAGCGAGCTGATAACTGTTGACGCAAACACACCGGTGAGAGAGGTACTTGACCTGATGGCGAAGAAGGGCATCAAGCACATGCTCATCGAGGAGGGCGGCGAGATAATCGGCATCTTCAGCCTGAGCGACCTTCTTACCGCCAGCAGAAGAAGGCTTGAAACGGCCATAGCGGCTGAGTGATGCATATGATCAGGATTGCCCACATAAGCGACACTCACATAACAAGCGAGTCAGCGTACAAGGGCTACGCCTACGACCTCATCGTGAACGAGATAAACCGTGGAAACTTCGACTTCGTTATTCACACAGGGGACGTGACCAACCAGGGGCTGCGCGAGGAGTACGAGAGAGCCTCCTACGAGCTGAAGAAGATCCAGAAACCGCTCGTTGTTATTCCGGGCAACCACGACGTCAGAAACGTCGGCTACGAGCTCTTCGAGAACTTCATCGGGCCCCTAAACGGTGTCTTCGAGTTCAGGAACGGCGTTATAGTCTGGGTGGACTCGACGATCCCGGATCTGAGCGATGGCAGGATAGGCGGCTACAAGTTCAAGTGGCTCAAAAAAAGACTTGAGGAGTACTCTGACAGGAAGTTCAAAATCGTTGCCTCCCACCACCACCTCGTTCCACTACCGGACACGGGCAGGGAAAGGAACGTGCTCTTCAACGCAGGCGACGTTTTGGACCTGCTCCTGAGGCACGGGGTGAACCTCTACACCTGCGGGCATAAACATGTTCCCAACGTCTACCGCGTGGAGGACATGGTAGTTGCTAACGCGGGCTGCACCTCCTGCAGGAAGACGCGCAAGGGCGATGTTAACAGCTACAACATCATAACCCTCCACGACGACGGGAGGATAGAGGTAACGATCAGGCGCGTTACGGGAGAAGAGCTGAGAAAGGAGTACATGCCTGTAAGGCCGAAGATATTCGTCCCCCGGGGCAAGAGGCTTTTGAGGATAGTCCAGATGAGCGAGAGCAACGTCTCGGACAGGATTTACTTCAGACGGAAGGTTCTCGAGAACGCCATACGAACGATAAACGAGAGGCTGAAGCCGGACATAGTGATCCACTGCGGCGATGTCGTCGATATGGGTATAGAGCGCTATTACGAGAAGGCCTACGAGTTCTATGAGAAGATAGAGGCGGAAAAGCTGGTCGTTCCTGGACACAATGACATAACCTATCTCGGCTACGACCTCTTCAAGGAGTACTTCGGCGAGCCGAAAATACTGGAGCTCGGAAAGTTCACGTTCATCCCTGTGATAAGCGCCCAGTACGAGACGCCGATAGGCGTTGTGGGAAGGATAGGTCAGAAAAAGCTCGCCAGACATCTCGAGGACTACAGCGACAGCTTCACCGTCGTTGTCATGCATCACAACATAGTGCCGATTCCAAGGAGCAGGGAAGTCGGCTTCCTGGAGGATGCTGGCGACGTGCTTAAGGTTCTGACGAGAGAGGAAGCAAATCTCGTTCTGACCGGCCACGGCGGCAACTCCTTCGGTGTGAAGGTGGAGAAAACTCCGGTAGTCAACGCCGGCTCCGTGAGCTGGGAGCTCCACAGGAACCCCTATGGAAACACTTTCAACCTCATCGATGTCTACCGCGACATGGCGGTGGTCTTCGAGGTTCAGGCAACCTGGGGCTCGGGAAGGCTGCTAGGAATATGGAAAATAAAGGGGCCCTTCAATCTTTGACCATCACCTCGATTCGTTCCATGAGCCTTTCCATTATATTTTCCATTATCGCGTTGACGGTGTTCTCGAGCTCAACGTTGTTTATTATCGGTATCCCGTACTCCTTGGCTCTTCCGATTATGAAGTCCTGTATCTCCAGGATGGCGTCTATATGCTCAAGGTAGTAGTCAGCCGACCTCTTGCTGTAGCGGGCCCTCTCGTAGAACCTTGCCTCGAGGTCCCTCTTGCCCTTGACGGTTATCACGTACATGAAGCTGTTCTCATTGAGCTCGATATACCCGGGGACCAAATGAATGCCCTCGATTATCGTATTGAAGCCCTCTTTGTAAGCCCTCTCGAGAACGGCGCTGACGCCGACGGAGACGTGCTGAACCTGATTTTCGAAGCCCCGTATGAGGGGAGAATCACCTCTCTTCCCCGAGCTCACGACCTTCCATGCAAGAAAAGACGACGTGTGCAGGTCAGGAAGAAGCTCCGGCGCTATTATCTTCCTCATAACCTCCCTTATAGTGTCAGTACCTATTACGCTTCGTATTCCAAGACGGAAGGCCAATTCAGTCGCTATGGTGGACTTTCCAACGCCCGTTGCTCCACCCAGGAGGATTGTTATCGGGATTTTAAGCCTCCGGAGCTGACGCCAGAATAGATAGCGCTTCGCAGCCTCATTGAGTCCGTGGTCGAGAAGCTTCTGATAAGTCAGCTCGCGTATCTCCTCGGTGGTCACTAGCTTGAGTTTCCTCTCCTTCAGTTCCTTCTGCACCTCGGTGGCTATGATGTAGGCTATTCCAACGTCAACTCCGGCGAGTGTTATAGAGCGCGTCAGTATGCCTCTCGAAAAGGGAAGGCGTATCTTCCTCTCGGGGTCTGTCACGATTATCATGCTCTTCCCTCCAGCAGGGCGCGGCCGAGCTCAAGGACGGTTTCCCTTAGGTCTTTTCCGTCGATGTTCACCGGCTCGTTGTCGAGGTAGATTACTTCGATTCCCTGCTCCAGTGCCCATCTCGTCACGACGTCAACGGCGGCGGCTTTGAGCTCAACGGCGACTGCATCTATGCCCCTAAAGCTTTCCAAGTCTTTCCAGAGGAGAGGTCTCTTCGAAAGGTTGCCCGAGGTATGGGGTACCTCCGCACCGAGCCCTTCTAGGTGCTTCTTCGCCTTTGGCAGGGCCTCACTGGAAGTCATCACCAGGCCGAGCCTTTTGCCTGAAACATCACCGAGCGGCCTCGGATGGAAGGCGGTGAAGTGCAGGTCAGCATCGGGGTTGATCCCCAGTATGGCCTCTCGCAGGGCTCTCAGCCTCTCCTCGCCCACGGAATCGGCCATCGTAACAACCACTATATCCGCCAGTGAGAGCCTGAAGGTGCCGAAGTAACCCCTGACGAAGTCGAGCTTTTGCCTGGCGCCCACCACAACAACGTATCCGTCTGCCCTGTAAGCGGGAAACGTCGCCCCGCTGCCCTCGAGGATTATTAAATCATTGGGCAAGTTCTCGGCGAGCTTCACACCCTCATCCACCACGTCGAAGAAGGGAAAGCCAGCCATTCCGCCGCCGCATCTTCTACAGCCAATGGTTGTTACGCGTGAAGTCAGTGCATCCTCAAAGTGGTCAGAGGCGGCGTGTTTTCCGCTCTCGGCGAACTTGAGCAAAAACTCGGGAGTTATTTCGAACTTATCGCCCTTTATCAGTTCAGGTTCCTCAGGACCGCCGCGGCCCATGGTAACTATCACGGGCTTTGCTATCTCTTTCAGAGTCCTCGCGATGAAGCCGCTTACGGCTGTTTTCCCAACCCTCTTGCCCGTACCTATAACGGCCAGACTCGGCTTTTTAGTCTTTTTGAGCGGTTTTGGCTTGAAGTGGAAATCCGCTCCCCGATAGGACACACCATAGAGCATGCACAGGGAAGCAATCCTAAAGCGGTCTTCATAGTTGAGGACGGGCTCGTCGCTTAAGTCGACAACCTCATCAACCTCGTTCTCCTCCAGAGCCCGTCTGAGGGCGTCAAGATAGTTGGGTGAATGATAAACTTTAACCCCAATCTTTCTCTCAACTTCTCCAATGCTCCCAATCTTTTCACTTCCACCGAGGAAGACGGCACAGCAGACGTCACCGAGCTTTTTTATCGCCCATGCGGTGACGTCGGGATAGTGCTCGCCGTCGATCAAGGCCAGCCTCATACCATCACCGTACTCAGTTGAACCCAAGGGGATTTTAACCTTTGCCAGGGGAGAATCTCCTGGAGTTCTCAGGAAGGATTATAAACCTTCAAAACACCATGTAGTATGACGACCACCTTGTGGCGTCTATCTGGAGGTGTAAAAATGGCTGAGCTGATAGTTAAGTCCAAAGTTAAGGATGTCGTGAAGGCCATAGACCCCGAGATGAGAATTAACCCGGAGTTCTACGAGGCTCTTGAGGCCGAGATTAAGGTTCTTATCGAGAAGGCCGTCAAGAGGGCCAAGGACGAAGGCAAGAAGACCCTCTACCCGAGGCACGTCTGATTTTTCTTTCCCTTCTTTTTAATGAACCGGTGGGCTTTTATTCGTAGGTGCCTAACTTCTCCGGTGGTATCATGGGGCTGAGAAAATTTGGGGATTCAGCTTATCTTTATCCGGGCAGTCCGTCAACCCTCATCAGGGTCTTTGATGGGATGGCTGTTCTTATTGACCCAGGTCACGGCAGTGGGAGGCACAAGGACTTAAAGAGAGAGGTAAGAAAGCTCGGACTTGAGATTAAAGCCCAGTTAGCCACTCACGGTCATGCCGACCACGTCTCTGTTGCACCAAAGATAGACGCTCCGCTCTTCATGCACCGCTTCGAGTTCTCCATAGCCGAGAGCCCGCTCAACAGGGAGCTTTTAACCTTCGGCTCGAAAGCACCAAAAGGTTTCCTCGTTTTCCAGTTCCCGGAGGAGGTAAAGGTTCACGCAGTCTTCGAATGGGGGGATGAACTCTTAGGAGTTAAGGCCATAAAGCTAAACGGCCACTCGCCGGGAATGACGGGCTTCCTCGACGAGGAAAACGGTCTGATCTACACCGGTGACGCCTTCTTTGGCGAGAGAGTCATAGAGGCGGTCGGCCTTCCATACCTGGTCGAGCCAGAATTATTTAAAGCTTCAATTATACAACTACAGAATTATGCAGAAAAGGGCTACACCCTGATTCCCTCCCATGGAAAGACCGTTAGTGGTAAGGAGGCACTTGAAATTCTTGACTTCAACCTCAAGAGAGTTGAGGAAGCTGAAGAGCTTATCCTGGAGCTCCTCAGAACGCCGATGAGCCTCGACGAGCTGGCGTTTAGGGTTATGGAGCACTATGGCATTGAGATTACGCCCCAGAAGCTCGCCCTCAATCTCGTTCCGCTGAGGGCCTTTGTGGCGAAGCTCTACAATGAAGGTGTAATAGAGGCAACAGTGGATAATGGGCTAAAGTGGAAAGTTAGGAGAGAATGAGCTTTTGGCCCTCAACTACTCCCCATCGTCTGGATAGCAGAGGTAGCGATACGGGCAGAATTTACAGGCATAGTCATTCCAGCCCTTGGGAGGCTTTCCTTTTTCGTAGTGCCTCTTGACGTTGTAGAAGTGTCTGAGGGTCTCGCGGAACAGCTTGCCGTCGTAGGGCACTTCAAAAGCCTTAAAGTTCGGCCCCTTGACGATGGGGAAGCGGGAAAAGTCGATTTTGCTGATGATTTTCATAGGCTCCTCGTGGAGCTTGATGTAGTAGAGATAGCCATACTCGGCTTCAGCCCAGCGGAGATAGATGTTGAGCTGGGCAAGGTGATAGTCGTATGGGGCTCTCGGCAGACTCGTCTTGCCTTTGATTTCGATGGGGAAGTCCCTTATGGCATCCACCCTTCCGTGTATCTCGAAGCCGAGTCTGGAGGAGCGGAGAATCATGTGCTTCTCAAGCTCGAAGCCGAAGCGGTTCTTTAAGATCTCGCCGAGCACGTTGTGGGTGTTTATCCCCTGGTTCAGCCTCACTCTAACGAACTCCGGCCACTTCTCGGGGTAGCCCTTCAGGCGAAAGTATATCCTCCTCGGACAGGTTAGGGCCTCGCTCGCGTAAAACTCCAGGAATCCATCGTTCTCCTCTTGCTGATTAAGACTCGTCATTGATGTCCCTCCAGGAAACGGGGCGGGTCATCGGCCCGCGAACCTCGCCGCCCCTGCGTCAGCTAATACCGACGTCATCACCCATCAGACTGGGCAAGGGTCGTCATCCGCTTGGAGAGTTAAGGCTGACCCACCATTTAAAGCTTTGGGGAAGAATTTGGGGAGTGAAGGGAGAAGGGAAAATCAGAGGATCGTCCCCTTCTTCCGCTTGAGTGAGTAGCTTAAGCCGTAGGCCGGCCAGAGGCTTGGCGGCTGGTTGTAGTAGTGCAAGTTGCGCAGTATCTTCTCCGCGGTCTTCCGATTCTTTGCCTTAACGCGGAGAACATCGCGCTCAAGCTCGACGGTTCCATTGGAGAGTCTGATTGTGAGCTTCGAGCCGTCGACCTCTGGGCGGGCCTTCATCAAAAGCCGCCTGTAATCCTCATAGGCTTCTTTGCTTAACTTCTGCTCAAGAAGGGCGGGTTTCTCACGTGGCTTAAACAGTCTGGACAACCAACTATTCGGGGGTTCTTCATCCATAGAGTCCATCGACCTCCGGAGGACTTCTCGCTTTATCTTCGCCCTTTAGGTTTTTAAGGCTTTCTCATCGCTTTTTGCCGAAATGACGAGAGGAAGGCTTTTAAGGTTTTCTCGATGAGTAAGGCCGATGGTGAGGACACAGCTCATAAAGCCCCGAATCAGGGAGATTCTCTCACGCGAACTTCCGCCGGAGTTAGTCTCCATGCTCCCAAAACACTGGGTCCAGATAGGAGACGTTCTGATTCTGCCGCTTAGGCCCGAGCTTGAACCATACAAACACCGGATAGCCGAGGTTTACGCGGAGGTTCTCGGCGTTAAAGCCGTCCTCAGAAAGGGCAGAATAGGCGGCGAGTTCCGGGAGACGAACTACGAGCTTCTCTACGGGAGCGATACCGTAACGGTCCACGTCGAGAACGGGATTAAATACAAGCTCGATGTCGCTAAAATCATGTTTTCGCCCGCAAACGTCAAGGAAAGGGTGAGAATGGCGAAGGTTGCCAGGCCGGACGAGCTGGTCGTCGATATGTTCGCCGGAATCGGACACCTCAGCCTCCCAATGGCAGTTCACGGAAAAGCTAGAGTGATAGCCATAGAGAAGAGCCCCTACACCTTCCGCTTTTTAGTTGAGAACATCGAGCTCAACAAAGTGCAGGACAGGATGACTGCCTACAACATCGACAACCGCGACTTTCCAGGTGAGAACATAGCCGACAGAATCCTCATGGGCTATGTAGTGAAAACCCACGAGTTCATCCCCAAGGCCCTGAGCATAGCCAAGGACGAGGCTATAATCCACTACCACAACACCGTTCCTGAGAGGCTGATGCCGAGGGAACCCCTCGAAACCTTCCAGAAAACGGCCAGAGAATACGGCTACGAGGTCGAGAAGCTCAACGAGCTGATAATCAAGCGCTACGCCCCGGGAGTGTGGCACGTGGTTCTGGATTTAAGGGTGTTCAAGCGGTAGTATAACTCGGATTAGTATAACCGCGGTTATAATAATTGCCATTATACAACGTCAGCGGTTGTCTTCATCAGGCCCTTTCAAACCCCTTCCACAGCGGCTCCCAGTCGTCGCAGACGAAGTTCATGTGGACGGTCTTCATGTGCTTCCTGCATATCCCCTGCGTCGGAAAGTATGAGTCGATTGCGCCGAACCAGCGGCAGTTCTTGCATGCTTTTAACTTCTCATCCATAGGATTCACCGGTGAAAATTTCCGCACATCCACATAAACTTTTGGTCATTCCTGTTCTGTCAAGTTCCCGACAGTTAACAAATGGACTTAACTTAACATATCCTGTGAAATGCTTCCTTTTGCGAAGACCTTATATCCTTCGAGCCGAAAATCTTTCGAGGTGATTCTAACATGGCAATGAAGGGATGGTGGGGAAGGATCCTCAGGGTTGATCTGACTAACAACAAGATCTGGGTGCAGGAGTATTCTCCAGAAATTGCCCAGCAGTTCATCGGTGGTAGGGGTCTTGCAATCAAGATTCTCTGGGATGAAGTCAAAGGTGCCGATCCGCTTGGACCGGAGAACAAGCTCGTTTTTGCTGCAGGTCCGTTCAATGGTTTACCAACTCCGAGTGGCGGCAAGCTTGTGGTTGCTGCCAAGAGCCCGCTCACCGGCGGTTACGGTGACGGTAACCTCGGTACCATGGCGACCGTCCACCTGAGGAAGGCCGGCTATGATGCCATCGTCGTTGAGGGCAAGGCCAAGAAGCCGGTTTACCTGTACATAGAGAACGATAACGTCAGCATACTCAGCGCTGAGGGCCTCTGGGGCCTCGACACCTTCAAGACTGAGGAGGAACTCAAGAAGATACACGGCAAGAACGTCGGAATCCTCAGCATTGGTCCCGGTGGTGAGAACCTCGTTAGGTACGCCGTCGTCATGTCCCAGGAGGGCAGGGCCGCTGGAAGGCCCGGTATGGGTGCCGTCATGGGAAGCAAGAAGCTCAAGGCCGTCGTCATAAAGGGAACCAAGGAGATACCCGTTGCTGACAAGGCAAAGCTCAGAGAACTCTCAAAGGAGGCCTATGAGGCCATTCAGAACTCGCCGGCTTACCCGTTCTGGAAGCGACAGGGAACCATGGCCGCCGTCGAGTGGACCAACGAGAACAGCGCCCTTCCGACCAGGAACTTCAGCGACGGTTCCTTCGAGTTTGCCCGCTCAATCGATGGATACACCATGGAGGGCATGAAGGTCAAGCAGAGGGGCTGCCCGTACTGTAACATGCCATGTGGAAACGTCGTCCTCGACGCAGAAGCCCAGGAGAGCGAGCTTGACTACGAGAACGTTGCCCTGCTCGGCTCAAACCTCGGTCTCGGCAAGCTCAACGAGGTTTCGGTCCTCAACAGGCTCGCCGACATGTACGGCCTCGACACCATATCGCTTGGTGTGTCGATATCGTTCGTGATGGAGGCCGTTGAGAAGGGACTCCTCAAGGAAGGCCCGACCTTCGGTGACTTCAAGGGCACCAAGCAGCTCGTTGAGGACATCGCCTTTAGGAGGGGAGAGCTCGGCAACTTCGCCGCCGAGGGCGTCATGAGGATGAGCCAGAAGATCGGCGATGACAGCTTCGCCATGCACGTCAAGGGCCTTGAGACGAGCGGTTACAACTGCTTCATCTACCCAGCCATGGCGCTCGCCTTCGGTACCAGCTCAATCGGTGCTCACCACAAGGAGGCATGGGTCATCGCATGGGAGATTGGTACCGCGCCGATTGAGGGCGAGCAGGCCAAGAAGGTCGAGTACAAGATCACCTACGACCCGGAGAAGGCCGCCAAGGTCATCGAGCTCCAGCGCCTCAGGGGCGGTCTCTTCGAGATGCTCACCGCATGTAGGCTTCCATGGGTCGAGGTCGGCCTGAGCCTCGACTACTATCCGAAGCTCCTCGAGGCCATCACCGGCATCAAGTACACCTGGGACGACCTCTACAGGGCAGCTGACAGGGTCTATGCCCTCATCAGGGCCTACTGGGTCAGGGAGTTCAACGGAAACTGGGACAGGAAGAAGGACTATCCGCCGAAGAGGTGGTTCACTGAGGGCCTCAAGAGCGGCCCGTACAAGGGCATGCACCTCGAGGAGGACAAGTATGACAAGCTTCTCAGCGAGTACTACAGGCTCAGGGGCTGGGACAAGCGCGGAATCCCGAAGAAGGAGACCCTCAAGGAGCTCGGCCTTGACTTCGTCATTCCGGAGCTCGAGAAGGTTACCAAGCTCGAGTGATTTCCTCTTTTTCTTCTCCAACAGATTTTTAGCCTTCGGAGTTCAAGTTGGCATGGTGGTGAGAATGATCAGGATCAGGCTAATGGGAGCTTTCGCCCACCTTGCGAAGGCGAAGGAGCTCAACGTGAGGATAGAGGGTAAGAAAACTGTCGACGAGATTCTGAGAGAGGTCATTCCCCGCTACGACGACTTTAAGGAGAAGATAATCTTCATCAACGGCCAGCCCGCGAGGGGCGACGCCGAGGTTACCGACGGCGATGAGATCAAGGTGATGCCGGTTTTGAGCGGAGGTTGAGATTTCTTGCTTCTTTGACAATGCCCTTCATTGAGTTCAAACTTTTCTGTGAGAATGAAACTCTGCAAGACCGCTAATTGAACGACAAACCCCTTCGGAAATCTTGCAAGCATAGAATGACGTGCCAGCCTTGATCAAACTTTCGCTTGGCGAAAGTTTGTATGGCGCCGGGGCAGGGATTTGAACCCTGGCGGGCTCGACGCCCACGGACTCTCCAGGCCCGCGCCTTCCCAGGCTAGGCTACCCCGGCGCGTAAAAAGGGGGAGAATCACGAGATGAGCTCGATCTCGATGGTGACGTCCTCAGGGACGCGAATCCTCATTATCTGGCGCATGGCCCTTTCGTCGGCCTCTATGTCAACGAGCCTCTTGTGAACGCGGAGCTCGAATCTGTCAAAGGTTGCCGTGCCCTCTCCGTCCGGGCTCTTCCTGGTGGTGATCCTGATCCTCTTGGTCGGAAGCGGGATCGGACCGCTCATCCTAACGCCGGTCCTCTCGGCTATCTGCTTTATCTGGTCGGTGACCTCGTTGAGGGCCTTAATGTTGGTGCTTGCGAGCTTAATCCTTGCCTTCTGCATTTCCGTCCCTCCTATGAGTTCAGGGGAGTAAAGGAAAGATTAGGGAAGGGCTTCACTCGCCCTT
Protein-coding regions in this window:
- a CDS encoding class I SAM-dependent methyltransferase family protein encodes the protein MVRTQLIKPRIREILSRELPPELVSMLPKHWVQIGDVLILPLRPELEPYKHRIAEVYAEVLGVKAVLRKGRIGGEFRETNYELLYGSDTVTVHVENGIKYKLDVAKIMFSPANVKERVRMAKVARPDELVVDMFAGIGHLSLPMAVHGKARVIAIEKSPYTFRFLVENIELNKVQDRMTAYNIDNRDFPGENIADRILMGYVVKTHEFIPKALSIAKDEAIIHYHNTVPERLMPREPLETFQKTAREYGYEVEKLNELIIKRYAPGVWHVVLDLRVFKR
- the cas4 gene encoding CRISPR-associated protein Cas4, translating into MTSLNQQEENDGFLEFYASEALTCPRRIYFRLKGYPEKWPEFVRVRLNQGINTHNVLGEILKNRFGFELEKHMILRSSRLGFEIHGRVDAIRDFPIEIKGKTSLPRAPYDYHLAQLNIYLRWAEAEYGYLYYIKLHEEPMKIISKIDFSRFPIVKGPNFKAFEVPYDGKLFRETLRHFYNVKRHYEKGKPPKGWNDYACKFCPYRYLCYPDDGE
- the for gene encoding tungsten-containing formaldehyde ferredoxin oxidoreductase, with the protein product MKGWWGRILRVDLTNNKIWVQEYSPEIAQQFIGGRGLAIKILWDEVKGADPLGPENKLVFAAGPFNGLPTPSGGKLVVAAKSPLTGGYGDGNLGTMATVHLRKAGYDAIVVEGKAKKPVYLYIENDNVSILSAEGLWGLDTFKTEEELKKIHGKNVGILSIGPGGENLVRYAVVMSQEGRAAGRPGMGAVMGSKKLKAVVIKGTKEIPVADKAKLRELSKEAYEAIQNSPAYPFWKRQGTMAAVEWTNENSALPTRNFSDGSFEFARSIDGYTMEGMKVKQRGCPYCNMPCGNVVLDAEAQESELDYENVALLGSNLGLGKLNEVSVLNRLADMYGLDTISLGVSISFVMEAVEKGLLKEGPTFGDFKGTKQLVEDIAFRRGELGNFAAEGVMRMSQKIGDDSFAMHVKGLETSGYNCFIYPAMALAFGTSSIGAHHKEAWVIAWEIGTAPIEGEQAKKVEYKITYDPEKAAKVIELQRLRGGLFEMLTACRLPWVEVGLSLDYYPKLLEAITGIKYTWDDLYRAADRVYALIRAYWVREFNGNWDRKKDYPPKRWFTEGLKSGPYKGMHLEEDKYDKLLSEYYRLRGWDKRGIPKKETLKELGLDFVIPELEKVTKLE
- a CDS encoding 2-phosphoglycerate kinase, which translates into the protein MIIVTDPERKIRLPFSRGILTRSITLAGVDVGIAYIIATEVQKELKERKLKLVTTEEIRELTYQKLLDHGLNEAAKRYLFWRQLRRLKIPITILLGGATGVGKSTIATELAFRLGIRSVIGTDTIREVMRKIIAPELLPDLHTSSFLAWKVVSSGKRGDSPLIRGFENQVQHVSVGVSAVLERAYKEGFNTIIEGIHLVPGYIELNENSFMYVITVKGKRDLEARFYERARYSKRSADYYLEHIDAILEIQDFIIGRAKEYGIPIINNVELENTVNAIMENIMERLMERIEVMVKD
- the rpsJ gene encoding 30S ribosomal protein S10, which encodes MQKARIKLASTNIKALNEVTDQIKQIAERTGVRMSGPIPLPTKRIRITTRKSPDGEGTATFDRFELRVHKRLVDIEADERAMRQIMRIRVPEDVTIEIELIS
- a CDS encoding metallophosphoesterase, whose amino-acid sequence is MIRIAHISDTHITSESAYKGYAYDLIVNEINRGNFDFVIHTGDVTNQGLREEYERASYELKKIQKPLVVIPGNHDVRNVGYELFENFIGPLNGVFEFRNGVIVWVDSTIPDLSDGRIGGYKFKWLKKRLEEYSDRKFKIVASHHHLVPLPDTGRERNVLFNAGDVLDLLLRHGVNLYTCGHKHVPNVYRVEDMVVANAGCTSCRKTRKGDVNSYNIITLHDDGRIEVTIRRVTGEELRKEYMPVRPKIFVPRGKRLLRIVQMSESNVSDRIYFRRKVLENAIRTINERLKPDIVIHCGDVVDMGIERYYEKAYEFYEKIEAEKLVVPGHNDITYLGYDLFKEYFGEPKILELGKFTFIPVISAQYETPIGVVGRIGQKKLARHLEDYSDSFTVVVMHHNIVPIPRSREVGFLEDAGDVLKVLTREEANLVLTGHGGNSFGVKVEKTPVVNAGSVSWELHRNPYGNTFNLIDVYRDMAVVFEVQATWGSGRLLGIWKIKGPFNL
- a CDS encoding 2,3-diphosphoglycerate synthetase, with the translated sequence MRLALIDGEHYPDVTAWAIKKLGDVCCAVFLGGSEKIGSIGEVERKIGVKVYHSPNYLDALRRALEENEVDEVVDLSDEPVLNYEDRFRIASLCMLYGVSYRGADFHFKPKPLKKTKKPSLAVIGTGKRVGKTAVSGFIARTLKEIAKPVIVTMGRGGPEEPELIKGDKFEITPEFLLKFAESGKHAASDHFEDALTSRVTTIGCRRCGGGMAGFPFFDVVDEGVKLAENLPNDLIILEGSGATFPAYRADGYVVVVGARQKLDFVRGYFGTFRLSLADIVVVTMADSVGEERLRALREAILGINPDADLHFTAFHPRPLGDVSGKRLGLVMTSSEALPKAKKHLEGLGAEVPHTSGNLSKRPLLWKDLESFRGIDAVAVELKAAAVDVVTRWALEQGIEVIYLDNEPVNIDGKDLRETVLELGRALLEGRA
- a CDS encoding class II glutamine amidotransferase, which produces MCRILFAAGDGKEIIPLVDAIVKASENDPYKERRGRGRQHRDGWGYVLLKDGSVRHYRSIKPIFEDFKAVKSLKTELGGFSVLMIHTRAASQGVKNLFNVQPFAFSTRRGFNFWLLHNGDLDKAKIVELAELDEKDLRNASDSYTFATYLCRRLPSPKLEDLLVHYRIIEETTKSVFNTMTLFQSSEGDFSAFITAKMVDKLLQKPEYYDYSKLLLLREENLFAVASSTLELYHKAHYEIIPNETAFYVKILEENVEVETVHL
- a CDS encoding MoaD/ThiS family protein: MIRIRLMGAFAHLAKAKELNVRIEGKKTVDEILREVIPRYDDFKEKIIFINGQPARGDAEVTDGDEIKVMPVLSGG
- a CDS encoding MBL fold metallo-hydrolase, which translates into the protein MGLRKFGDSAYLYPGSPSTLIRVFDGMAVLIDPGHGSGRHKDLKREVRKLGLEIKAQLATHGHADHVSVAPKIDAPLFMHRFEFSIAESPLNRELLTFGSKAPKGFLVFQFPEEVKVHAVFEWGDELLGVKAIKLNGHSPGMTGFLDEENGLIYTGDAFFGERVIEAVGLPYLVEPELFKASIIQLQNYAEKGYTLIPSHGKTVSGKEALEILDFNLKRVEEAEELILELLRTPMSLDELAFRVMEHYGIEITPQKLALNLVPLRAFVAKLYNEGVIEATVDNGLKWKVRRE
- a CDS encoding cyclic nucleotide-binding/CBS domain-containing protein, coding for MEESAPIKVYMTRKLIGVEPDDTVKRACEVMVEFDIGSLVVVDKGKVIGFFTKSDVIRRVVIPGLPNTTPVREIMSSELITVDANTPVREVLDLMAKKGIKHMLIEEGGEIIGIFSLSDLLTASRRRLETAIAAE